A single genomic interval of Pyrus communis chromosome 7, drPyrComm1.1, whole genome shotgun sequence harbors:
- the LOC137740835 gene encoding PLASMODESMATA CALLOSE-BINDING PROTEIN 5-like, producing the protein MHKSIGLSLILSLTLFCHLIPPSKAKDGVVTRELWCVAKNNAEDAPLVTALNWACGPGGADCRPIQQGGPCYDPADIQNTASYAFNDYFLKHGMTADSCSFDNTAALTSLNPSHAKCKFPSSLSASNASISSASTAIGNGMGRREDLNGSNMISEHWIWPVLTGFLVIAYNTWAMG; encoded by the exons atGCACAAAAGCATCGGTTTATCTTTGATCCTTTCACTGACCCTCTTCTGCCACTTGATCCCGCCGTCCAAGGCCAAGGACGGCGTCGTCACGAGGGAGCTCTGGTGCGTGGCCAAGAACAACGCGGAGGACGCCCCCCTGGTGACGGCGCTGAACTGGGCCTGCGGGCCTGGTGGAGCCGACTGCCGCCCGATCCAGCAAGGTGGACCCTGCTACGACCCCGCCGACATCCAGAACACTGCCTCCTACGCTTTCAACGACTACTTTCTGAAACACGGCATGACCGCCGATAGTTGCAGCTTTGATAACACTGCCGCGCTTACTTCTCTGAATCCCA GTCATGCTAAGTGCAAATTCCCATCCAG CTTATCAGCTAGCAATGCAAGCATCTCCAGTGCATCAACAGCAATTGGAAATGGAATGGGACGTCGTGAAGATTTGAACGGCAGCAATATGATTTCTGAGCACTGGATTTGGCCCGTCCTTACCGGTTTTCTGGTCATTGCATATAATACATGGGCAATGGGTTAG